The proteins below are encoded in one region of Saccopteryx leptura isolate mSacLep1 chromosome 1, mSacLep1_pri_phased_curated, whole genome shotgun sequence:
- the LOC136387922 gene encoding myosin light polypeptide 6-like, giving the protein MGRALGRNPTNVEVFKVLGNPKSEEGNVKVWGFEHFLLILQEVAKNKDQGTYVDCVKGLQEFDKEGNSADMGAETQNVLVTLSEKMTEEYVEMLVAEHKESSGCINSEELVCMG; this is encoded by the coding sequence ATGGGGAGGGCCCTGGGCCGGAACCCCACCAATGTCGAGGTGTTCAAAGTCCTGGGGAACCCCAAGAGCGAGGAGGGGAACGTGAAGGTGTGGGGCTTTGAGCACTTTCTGCTCATACTGCAGGAAGTGGCCAAGAACAAGGACCAGGGCACCTACGTGGACTGTGTCAAAGGCCTTCAGGAGTTTGACAAGGAAGGGAACAGTGCTGACATGGGTGCGGAGACCCAGAATGTTCTCGTGACACTGAGTGAGAAGATGACAGAGGAATATGTAGAGATGCTGGTGGCAGAGCACAAGGAGAGCAGTGGTTGTATCAACTCTGAAGAGCTCGTCTGCATGGGCTGA